The proteins below come from a single Tachysurus fulvidraco isolate hzauxx_2018 chromosome 13, HZAU_PFXX_2.0, whole genome shotgun sequence genomic window:
- the LOC113650442 gene encoding WASP homolog-associated protein with actin, membranes and microtubules: MMSADVERMDSLDGWVAIKSDIFDNQEIHNIRFLVQWSEAEDKFAVICHNRTLQQRMRKVKMKEGGDEEDSSWAAMFSASELKHIHQQLTGCGDALSRVLPDLSAFTHPGVWDTLMRRTWQEQEQERDVEAVCQQLERYFSIAVDVCGVKILLETLFPQEEAGEEDKYCENLQEFKRKAMEEQVRRAKNTVDTIIHSHPSASGLVQLMKIYDEEDEAYGELVTIATQYYQHQLQPFRDMRELSTLHTMEIQKILQLQELGPKRVCELEREAEEWSKGVNEAVCSIQDITVSYFTETTTALSGMLKQMEGDRKRFGQASWAVATPRLEKLKFLLAKETLQLMRAREMCVNRRKDEIKEKMSSVCDGASVCDVDVLELQYYEAQLELYSCKLEIMKNEELLLLAQINTLQRQIKELKEEVVYFDACEDPLELQCMNTDVSPTHSSGNSTYSQLQQQLLQLERKRSMISSRRATLRNRKERCIEAHELQQRAAQQRITEYQQHHAVHKKREKKREEEEKRKEWVQMQRDRTLSRLRSFRERGQGQFIVKTHRPNKLRPSDLAINDSDQPMSIITLTPPTQACSHSNKPRGKGRGQKQWDIPVHIHLPPGPGGPEHILSPPLQPPPPPPPPPPPPPPVAPPPLSAPPLPLSDKESSGISTAGSMDDVLASLQRGRVHLRKVTPKPSTVSMEPGNFRDGLLSAIRQGVTLKKTPLPVGPAHCHDSDLELSIKAAMMRMKKVSNESDDEEHPITSSEEWDN, from the exons ATGATGAGCGCGGATGTGGAGCGGATGGACAGCTTGGACGGATGGGTCGCTATTAAAAGCGACATATTTGACAACCAGGAGATTCACAACATCCGGTTTCTGGTCCAGTGGAGCGAAGCGGAGGACAAGTTTGCAGTGATCTGTCACAACAGGACTCTTCAGCAGAGGATGAGGAAGGTAAAGATGAAGGAGGGCGGTGATGAAGAGGACTCCAGCTGGGCCGCAATGTTCTCGGCATCAGAGCTGAAACACATCCATCAGCAGCTGACCGGATGCGGAGACGCGCTGTCCAGGGTCCTGCCCGACCTGAGCGCCTTCACACACCCCGGCGTGTGGGACACTCTGATGAGGAGAACAtggcaggagcaggagcaggagcgCGACGTGGAAGCGGTGTGTCAGCAGCTGGAGAGGTATTTCAGCATCGCGGtggatgtgtgtggagttaAAATCCTGCTGGAGACTTTATTCCCTCAAGAGGAGGCAGGAGAGGAGGACAAATACTGCGAGAACCTGCAGGAGTTCAAGAGGAAAGCCATGGAGGAGCAGGTCAGGAGAGCCAAGAACACAGTGGACACG atcATACACAGTCACCCTTCTGCATCAGGACTTGTGCAGCTGATGAAGATCTACGATGAAGAGGATGAGGCATACGGTGAATTGGTTACAATAGCAACGCAGTATTATCAACACCAACTGCAGCCATTTAGAGACATGAGAGAGCTGTCAACGTTACACACCATGGAGATAcag aaaatatTGCAGCTCCAGGAGCTCGGTCCAAAGCGAGTGTGTGAGTtggagagagaggcagaagagTGGAGCAAGGGGGTGAACGAGGCTGTGTGTTCCATTCAGGATATCACTGTGTCTTATTTTACAGAGACGACAACAGCTCTGTCAG gtatgctGAAACAGATGGAGGGGGACCGTAAGAGATTTGGCCAAGCCTCCTGGGCTGTAGCCACACCCAGGTTGGAGAAACTCAAATTTCTACTGGCTAAAGAGACACTGCAGCTCATGAGGGcaagagagatgtgtgtgaacCGCCGGAAAGATGAAATTAAggagaag atgagcagtgtgtgtgatggggcgagtgtgtgtgacgtgGATGTGTTGGAGCTGCAGTATTATGAGGCTCAGCTGGAACTCTACTCCTGTAAACTAGAGATCATGAAAAATGAGGAGCTGCTCCTACTTGCACAGATTAACACACTACAGAGACAGATcaaag aactGAAGGAGGAGGTGGTGTATTTCGATGCCTGTGAAGACCCCTTAGAGCTTCAGTGTATGAATACAGATGTTAGTCCCACCCACTCAAGTGGTAACTCCACCTACTCTCAACTACAACAACAGCTACTGCAGCTGGAGAGGAAGAGATCGATGATATCATCACGCAGAGCTACACTGCGCAACcgcaag gaacgATGTATAGAGGCACATGAGCTCCAGCAGAGGGCGGCACAGCAGAGAATCACAGAATACCAGCAACACCATGCTGTGCACAAG aagcgagaaaagaagagggaggaggaggagaagaggaaggAGTGGGTGCAgatgcagagagacagaacacTCAGCCGACTGCGTTCCTTCAGAGAG agaggTCAAGGTCAGTTCATTGTGAAGACTCATCGTCCCAATAAGCTCCGCCCTTCTGACCTTGCCATCAATGACTCTGATCAGCCCATGTCAATCATCACACTGACTCCACCCACTCAAGCATGTAGCCACTCCAACAAGCCCAGAGGAAAGGGGCGGGGCCAGAAGCAGTGGGATATCCCAGTGCACATTCATTTACCCCCAGGACCTGGAGGCCCGGAGCATATCTTATCTCCTCCCCTTCAACCcccacctcctccacctccaccacctccccctcctcctccagtAGCACCGCCCCCTCTGTCAGCCCCGCCTCTTCCACTCAGTGACAAAGAATCATCTGGAATTTCCACTGCAG GATCGATGGACGACGTTCTAGCATCGCTGCAGCGGGGGCGTGTTCACCTACGTAAGGTCACGCCCAAACCTTCTACGGTTTCCATGGAGCCCGGAAATTTTAGAGACGGTTTGCTGTCAGCTATCCGTCAGGGTGTAACCTTAAAGAAAACCCCGCTCcctgttggccccgcccactgtCATGACTCAGATCTGGAGCTCAGCATCAAAGCAGCcatgatgaggatgaagaaggtctCCAATGAGTCTGATGATGAAGAACATCCAATCACATCGTCGGAAGAATGGGACAACTAG